The genomic window AGATTCTATAAAAGGTAATACATCCTGGGCCGTTTCTACAGGTGCGGAATACGGAACCGTTTTGCCGACTAATATTCATTTGGAAAGTTATCCAAACAGAGGATATACCGGCTATTCATTCCAATTTTTGAAACAGGCAACAGGGGCAAAAGATTGGGAAAAATTGTATAATTATCCTCAATACGGTATTGGTTTTTTTGCTTTTGATTTTCTTGAGAATAAACAAATGGGAAGCCCTTTTGCTGTTTATGGAATATATAACGCCAAAATTAAGCAATGGGGAAAGCTTAAATGGTCTCATCATATTAATTTTGGTATTTCTTTTAATTCAAATCCTTTTGATCTGGAGAACAGATATTATAATACTTCAGTAGGTTCAAAAACTAATATGTTTATTAGTGTAGGAACTGGCTTGTATTATGAAATGGGGAAACATTTTGATTTAGGATTGAATCTCAAATTTAATCATCTTTCAAATGGATCATTGAAAATCCCGAATAAAGGATTGAATAGTGTGGCACCTCAGTTGAGTCTGGTGTATTACCCGGAAAGAGTGACTATTAAAAGAGATGATTCCGTTACAACAAACAATAAAAAATATAATACATTAGAGTTTTCAGTATTTGCAGGAAGAAAAGATGCTTTTTATAAAGGTGAAAGAAGAGACGAAATAAAATTATATGACGGGTTTGATTATTCAATATATGGAACAGAAGCTTTTTATTTACGTCAATATTCTGCTAAGTCAGCATATGGAATAGGGATAGGAATAACTAAGGATGAAGAATATAACAACACCATGTATGTTTCAGACAGTACATTATATCAAAAAAAACGTTTTTCTCATAGCCAGCTTTTGTTTAGTGTTATTCCCACCTATCGTTTGATGATTGGTAATTTATATGTGAATGTGGGAGCAGGATACTATGCGTTCAAAAAAACAACAAAATATGATAAAACCGCTTTCTTTCAAAGAATAGGGTTACAGTATCAGTTTACAGATCGTTTATTTGCCTCATTCGGAATCAATGCTTATGATTTCCATGTTGCCAATTATCTGGAATGGAAACTGGGCTATACTTTTTCCAAAAAAGCCAGAAAATAGAAGTCTGAATGTTTTTTTGATCAAACGAAAACCTTTTTGGAACTCAATTTTCGGTTTTATCCAAATAATACATTAAATTTGCAAACGAAAATTTAAAGAGTTTAAATAATAATCGTACTCAATACGGAGTACAATAGACGAAAATTTATGAGTATACCTCAAGCGTTTACAGAAACGATTACTCTTGCAGACGGAAGAGAAATCACACTTGAAACAGGGAAGCTGGCAAAACAGGCTGACGGATCTGTGGTAGTAAAAATGGGCGGAACAATGCTTTTAGCAACTGTTGTAGCCAATAAAGAAGCAAATCCGGGAGTGGATTTTTTACCTTTAACGGTAGATTACAGAGAGAAATTTTATGCAGGAGGTAGAATTCCGGGAAACTTTTTTCGTAGAGAAGCAAGACCTTCTGATCAGGAAATTTTAACAATGCGTTTGGTAGACAGAGTGCTACGTCCGCTTTTCCCTGAAGATTTCCATGCGGAAGTTCAGGTAATGATTTCATTAATTTCTTACGATGGGCAAACAATTCCTGATGATTTAGCAGGTTTAGCAGCTTCTGCAGCGATTGCTATTACTGATATTCCTTTCAACGGACCAATGTCTGAAGTAAGAGTGGTAAGATTCAACGGTGAGTTGGCGATCAATCCAAGCTACGAGCAGTTAAAAGATTCTGAACTTGATATTATGGTTGGAGCTACTAAAGACTCAATCGTAATGGTAGAAGGAGAGATGAAAGAGATCTCTGAGCAGGAAATGCTGGAAGCAATCATCTTCGCTCATGCTGAAATCAAAAAACAAATCGAAGCTCAGGAAAGATTAGCTGAAAAAGTAGGAAAAGCTTTCCCTAAAAGAGAATATTCTCACGAAACTCACGACGAGGAAATTCGTGAAAAAGTTTGGAGAGAAACTTACGATAAAGTATACGAAGTGGCAAAAACTCCATCCGGAAAAGAAGAAAGAGGAGAAAAGTTCAAAGCGGTTCGTGAAGAGTTTTTAGCTCAATATGCTGATAATGAAGAAGAATTGGAAAGAGTAACACCTTTCGTAAAAGTATATTATCATGATGTAGAAAAAGAAGCAATGCGTCAGATGATCCTTGAAGACAATATCCGTCTGGATGGCCGTGATCCTCAAACGATCCGTCCGATCTGGTCAGAAATTGACTATCTTCCGGGAGCTCACGGTTCTGCAATCTTTACAAGAGGGGAAACTCAGTCTTTAACGGCTGTTACGTTAGGTTCCGTAAAAGATGCGAACATGGTAGACAGCGTAATCACTCAGCACGACGAAAAATTCTTCCTACATTATAATTTCCCTCCATTCTCAACAGGTGAAGCAAGACCTTTAAGAGGAACTTCAAGAAGAGAAGTAGGACACGGAAACTTAGCTCAAAGAGCTTTGCAGGCAGTAATTCCTGAAGAAAATCCATACACCATCAGAATTGTTTCTGATATCTTAGAATCAAACGGTTCGTCTTCAATGGCAACAGTTTGTGCAGGAACATTAGCATTAATGGATGCCGGTGTGCAAATTACAAAGCCCGTTTCAGGTATTGCAATGGGATTGATCACTGACGTAAAATCAGGAAAATTCACGGTACTTTCAGATATCTTAGGAGATGAAGATCACCTTGGAGATATGGACTTTAAAGTAACGGGAACTGCAGACGGTATTACAGCTTGTCAGATGGATATCAAAATTCAGGGACTTTCTATGGACATCATGGAAAAAGCTTTGATGCAGGCAAGAGACGGAAGATTACATATCTTAAATAAAATCACGGAAACGATCTCTGAACCAAGAGAAGATGTGAAACCTCACGCTCCGAAAATGGTGGTAATGGAAATTCCTAAAGATTTCATTGGTGCCGTAATCGGACCTGGTGGAAAAATCATTCAGCAAATGCAGAAAGATACGGAAACCGTTATCGCAATTGAAGAAATTGGTGAAATCGGACGTATTGAAATCGCAGGAACAGACAGAGAGAAAATTAACGCTGCTGTTGCTAAGATTAATGAAATTACTTTCGTACCGGTTGTAGGTGAAGTTTACAAAGGTAAAGTAGTGAAAGTAATGGATTTCGGAGCTTTTGTAGCTATTGCTAAAGGAACCGAAGGTCTTCTTCACATCTCGGAAATCGAGTGGAAGCGTTTAGACAAAGTTCCTTATGCGGAAGGTGATGAAGTTGAAGTAAAATTCATGGGGTATGATGATCGTAAGAAAATGAAACTTTCAAGAAAAGTTCTTCTACCAAGACCTCCAAAACCGGAAGCTAAACCAAAGCAAGAAGTACAAGCTCAGGCAGGAGGTGAAAAACCTGCTGAACAAGCTTAATAAAATAGAAACCACCGGAATTTCCGGTGGTTTTTTGTTTTTATCTCTTTGATATTTTGATTATTTGATATCCGTTAATTTCATTTTTCGTATATTTGTATCTCATCAGTGAAAATTCTTTATCTTTAAACTAAGAATAAGAATTTGGATATTCATTTTTTTCTTCTTTTCATTTTTTACTGCCGTTTAAAATTGTAAAGCGGCAATTTGGATCATCAATTAATGAAAAGCTTATAAAGAAGCTTAGATGTTTCTCTTTGAGAAATATAATGGTGTGGAATTAGTTTATTTTTATATCTAAGCTAATTAATAATACTCGATAATTTTAATTTTATAATAATATATGGCAGATTCTTTCTCTAAAAAAGAAAATTTCAAGAAGAAACAGCAAAAACAAAAAGAAAAAGCTTTACGTCGCGAAGAACGTAAAGAAAACAATGACAAAGGCAAAAGTCTTGATGAAATGTTTATGTATGTAGATGCAAACGGGCAACTGACATCTACACCACCTGATAATGATGAAAGAGTTGAAATAGATCTTGACAACATCCAGTTGGGTGCTGCTCCAATTGAAGCTGAAGAAGCTTTAAAAACAGGAATTGTAACTTTTTTAAGTGAAAAAGGTTATGGATTCATCACGGAAGATAAAACAAAAGAAAATATCTTCTTCCATAACAATAATTGTATAGATCCTATTAAAAAAGGAAATAAAGTATCTTTTGAAAAAGAAAAATCTCCGAAAGGATTTTCTGCAACAGAGATCAGATTGGTAAAATAATTAATCCCACCTCAGATTAATTTCTCAGATATAGTAGAATCCCTCAAAAAAAATGAGGGATTTTGTATGTTTATAAATGACGAGATTTAATTATCTTTAAACAAAAACTTATGAAAAAATTATTGCTTCTTTCTCTTATCGGTTTTGCTTCTTCTTCCTTTGCACAGACGGTAAATGATGTCCCTCTTAAAGATATTGAGGTTGATTATGTTCAGATTATCGGAACAGGAAGATCATTGAGCACCAAAGTAAATGTTGAAATTGATTTTGGACAGGAAACCAAGTCGATTTCCTTTAAAAACGGAACAAACATTAAAGACGAGAGAGGACGGAACATGAAGTTTAATTCAATGATGGATGCGCTTAACTTTATGTCTGCAAACGGGTATTCCTTCCAGTTTGCTTACACTATGAATGATGAAAAAGATAAGGCGATTTATTATATTTTAAAGAAGAATAAATAACAAAATCCACCGAAATTTTCGGTGGATTTTTATCGTACATTTTATGATTATCCGTTTCCAATTCTCTGCTTAAGATCATCCGCACCACCTGTTTTTCTGGGCTGCCCCGATTTTCCTGTCCCGAAATTGTAAGTATAGGAAAGCATGGCAACTCGGGTATCCCTTCTTACAATAAAATTTTCGACATAGCTGTTATAGATGTTTCTTGCTTCAGGATTGCTTGTGAAGAAAATATCATTGAAAGAAAATTTGAGGGTGCTGTTGTTTTTAAATTTCTTCTGAGCACCGATATTTACAGACCACATCGGTTTCAGGAACATATAGGCATAGACTTCTTTTGCTTTATAATTTCCGTTTAGTTCGGCGGTAAATCCGTTTCCTAATTTAAAAGAATTATTACTGTTGAGATCAAAAGTGAAATTCCCCTGATTTTTGATAGAAGTATCAGAAATATTGCCGGTGTAACTTCCATAATAGAAATTCGCATTATTGTTCATATCCCACCATTTCGTAACTTTTACCGGAGCAATCAGATTCAGTCCGAAATAGGAAGCCGAACTTAGGTTTTCATTGGCTTGAACGACAACAATATTTCCGTTTTCAACAGTCGGTTTTAAAACATCGGTAATATTATTTTTTGTTTTACTGTAACTCAACGTTGCAAAATATTTATTGCTCAGACTGTATGTAAATTCATAATTCATGGTAGTTTGCGGGTTCAGATCCGGGTTTCCTGCCTGATACGTCGTAAGATCCAGATAAAATTTAAAAGGATTAAGCTGTTTGTAAGTCGGTCTGGTAATTCTTCGGCTGAAATTGAGTTCTACCGTATTTTTATCATTCAGATCATAAGAAAAAACCGCGCTTGGGAATAATTGCGTATAATTCTTTTTATTAATTTGATTCGTGGTTATTTGATTTCCAGTAACATTCGTATTCTCTACTCTCAATCCGAAATTCACTTTGAATTTTTCCCAGTTTTTAATTAAATTTCCATAAACTGCATTAATATTTTCTTCGTAAATGAAATGATTGGTCTTGGAATAATCAAGCTCTAAATTCCCGGAGCTGGCATTAAAATACTGAAGATCATTATCCGCCTTTACAAAACTGGTTTTAATCCCGGCTTCTAATTTCCAGTTCTTTTTGAAAACTTTGGTAAGATCGGATTTCAGGGAATAAATATTCAGATTTCCACCCAAATCTCCCTTTAAATTATAAGGATTGGGTGCAGAGACAGTGGAAGGCAAAAGATTTCCATCGACATCAAAATTTCTGGTAATAAAATTCTGCAATGAAGTGTTTGAATAATTGATATAATCTACATCTGTCGTCAGTTCCGAACCTAATGAATCGATGGTAAGCTTATGATTAAGGTTCAATGCAATATTTTTCCAATGATCGCGGTTATTACTCGTTGTATTGGAACTTCCTGCCGGTTGATAATGATGATCCAAAATAGACGTATTATTATTGCTGGTCGGATCAAATCTGTTGCTGATAAAACCTACTGAAAATCCGAGGACATTCTTATCGTTCATGTAATAATCCATTCCAACTTTGGCGATGTGGTTTCGGAAATTCATTTTCAGGAAATTATCCTGGATATAGGCCTGCTTAAAATTTCCATTTTCATAAAAACTTCTGTCGAGAAGCAATTTATTGTAGAATTCACGGTAGGCAAAGCTGTAGTTCGCAAAAAGATTCACTTTTTTATTTCGGTGATTGATGCTGAAGCTATTGTTGTTTTTAATATATTTTCCTGTTCCCAAAGCCGTTGAAACACTTCCATTCGTTCCTTTTCGCTGGTCTTTTTTAAGCTTAATATTAATGATCGAAGTCCCGGCTGCATCATATTTTGAAGATGGGTTGGTGATAAATTCTACTTTTTCAACACTGGCAGAGGGAATTCCCCGAAGATAATTGGCAAGATCGGTTCCGTTCATCGGCGTATTTTTTCCGTCGATCTGTACCAAGAGATTGCCTTTCCCTCTCAGACTGATGTTGTCATTATTGTCAATTTTTACGCCCGGAGCTTTTTCCAGGACTTCAAAAGCAGAATTTCCGGTACTTACAATGCTGTTTTCAACATTCAGGATCATTTTTCCGTCCTGTCTTTCGATATAAGGTTTTGCTTTGGTAATCACCACGCTTTCAATCACTTTTTCGTTCAATGAAATGGAAGGCAGCGTTGTATTTTCTGTTACGGCAATGTTTTCAGATGTATATGTTTCTGCACCGTTTCGGTTGATCTTTAAGGAATAATTTCCCGAAGCGAGGTCATTAAAGCTAAAATTCCCTTTAGAATCGGCAATTTCAGTTTTCACCAGTTTGTTCTCGGAATTGAACAAATTAATTTCCATCTGATTCACCTTATCCGAATCAATTTTTCCGGATAAAGAGAAATTCTGCAGCGTTTGCGCCGTCAGCAGGCTAAAGACTGAGATAAGCCAAAAGAAAACGAGTAAAAATATTCTGGTCATTGTGTTGATTATTTAGAGGTAAGACAGTTTTTTGATATTTGGAGTAATGCAGCGTTCATGATTTTCATTTCTTCCTTGGAAATACCTTTCAAAGCAGTTTTTCGGTTATTCTCAACTAAATTTTGTATTTTTTTAATGATTTCTTTCCCGGTTGTCGTGATTTCGAGGTTGGTCTTTCTGCGGTCATCAGGATTTGAATTCCGGATGATGTATTCTGATTTCACCAGCAATTCAATGATTCTTGTTACAGAAGCATTATCCTTAAAAACAAGATCTCCGATTTCATTTTGTATAATTCCGGGATTTTCTAAAATAGCTTTAATAATCAGCCATTGGTCAATTGTAATGCTAAATCCGTTTGCTTTTAATTGCCTTTGAGCATAATTTCTGTACGCCCGGATCGCTTTATCGATGTTATAAAATATAATTGAATCTAACTTTTCCATTGTTTAGAATTTTTAATTGAATTAAAATGACTTATCAATTATTGATATGTCAATTAATTTGTTGCTCGAAATTTTGTTTTGTTACAATGGAGAAATAAATTTTTTAGATTAAAATAAAAACCACCGTTTTATGGTGGTTTATGAGTTAAATTATTGATAAAGATTTTCTCTAATCTCAATTAAAATCTTTGATGTTTTCTCCAAATCCGGATAATCCGGAAGAGTGGAAACAGAATGATAATGTTCAATAGATTTTATCAGATTTTCCGCTTTCTTCATTACATTTTCATATGACCAGTTTCCAGCTTTGATGTCGAGTAGCTCATCACGGTTCTCTACACGAATATTCAATGAATTGGTTTTAAAAATCTGTTCACACGACTGCAAAAGACGAATCGTATGCATCATATTTTTACTGTCATAATTTTGTCCGTGATTCTGATTAACGTTGTAGCGGTCTTCATTTCGCTCCGAAACCCACTTCCAGTATTCACGATAATCTTTGCAATAGGTGGAATAAGCATCCAGGTTACAAAAAAGATAAGCAACAGGTTTTTCCTCTTTAGGAACCGATGAAACGGAAACCTGATTGGCTTCTTCATTCTGAATAATTCCTTTATAGTTCAGGTCTTCGGATTCGTCATAGAAAAGAGCGAAGATTCCTTTGGTGTTGTCGAGACTTACCAAACCGCATTTTTCCTGTAAAAGACCACCCCGTCCTGCGGACACCCCTCCAGAGGAAGGGAATTCTCGCAGCCATTTTTTCAACGGAACAGAACCTTGATCTTGCAAAATATAACAGAAATCAAGAATGGATTTTCTTTCTTTATCAATCGGATTGAGGATTTTTTTGTTGAGTCCTTTTGCCTTTTTGATTTGTGAAATCGCATAACCTGCAAAGGTATCTTTGCACAGTTTCGAAAGAAAATCTTCGGGTCTCAGCAAATCCATCAACGGGTTTTTATATTGAATGCAATCTTCCGGACTTGCCAGAATTTCTAAAATATTCGGATTGTTCTTTTGTAGCAATTCAACCAGTCTCCCTATTTCATAGTATGTAATATCATTTGTTTTATTGGAAATCTGAGGGATATAATTTAATCCAAAAAAATCTTCTTTCGGTATATAATACACTCCGCGAATATCTGTGTCGGAGTTTTCCGTTGCGAGCCCGAAAGAGCGGCTTCCTGAGATGGTCTCGAAGAGGATGAGGTTGCGGGATTTTAAGTATTTTATATCCATTTAATTAGTTTATAAGTTATTTTTTAATATTTCTCTAAAGACCTTCTCCATCTCATTCTTATTCGCATTTCCACTTTTCAAGCTCTTCGCTCTTTCCTCATTATCCGCTATCATTTTCTCCAAAAATCCAAACAATTCCCAATCATTCAGATGGTAATAAGATTCTCCTTTTGTGGCTTTTAAGGCAATTAAATTTTCTATTTTCGTTCTCATAAAATCATCCACTAAAACCAGTAACTCACTAAACAAAACAGGAGGAACGGTCCCTTTTTCCAATATCCATTTTCCTGTTAATGTGGTTCGAAGACAGTAAAAATAAGATTTCAGTTTTACTTCATCACTTCTGCAGGCTTCCAGATATTTTTTGCTCATGCTCAGATAATGGTAGGAAACCGCTATCGGAGAAAAATATTCATCCGCCAAAGGTTTGAATAAATCGTAAAATTTTTCATTTTTCACATAAACGATAGGTGAGTAAAACCAACTCAACAAAGCTGCATTTGATTTCAATAACAAATGAAAAGTTTTTCTCAAATCCCATCCGGAACCGTCCAGATCATCTTCGGTCATAAATTCTATCGTTTCATCTTTATCCCACGGCGAAAGATACCAGTCTTTTTCGTGTCGGTATATGAAACGTATATCATAATCGCTGTCAGGAGAAGCAAAACCCCATGCCCGGCTTCCGGATTCTACGGCAAGAAGTATTTTTATACCTCGTTTTTCCTCAACTTCTTTTAGTTTTTCTAATATCTTAGTTGTCATTGTTTTTAATTTATACAGCAAAGTAAAACGCAACCTGCGCAATGTTTTTACGTTGTTTTTTTGAATTTGAGAGTTGCTTTATGGAAGATTTTAATTTTTTTTAACGCAAAGTTTTTATTTTACAGGGTGATCTTATTAAGAGAGCAAAGAATAATCAACAAAGTTGATTTGATGAAGGTTTATTTTCAAGCTTCGTGAAGCAAATTTTATTTGCCTTTGCCTTCTAATACTAAACTGTATGTAAGAAAAGCTTTGCGTTAAAAAATAAAACTGAAAAAATGAATCCAATTTATGAAGGCATTGATTTTGTTAAGGTTTTAGAATTTTTAGAGAACAAATTTTATTTTTAGTCAAATTTTCCAAGTCTTGAATTTTTGTTTCTTTTGTTTCAAGACAAAAGAAAATTAAATACCCGTTTAATACTCGGAATTTAGTAATTTGCATTCCATCATTTAATCTAATAAAAAGACAAAAACTACATTACATCAATGTTAGCAGACGAATTACAACATAAGATCGATTTCAAGACAAAACCTCTAGGCGCATTAGGATTTTTGGAGCAACTGGCTCATAAAATAGGAATGGTTCAGCAGACAACATCTCCAGCATTAATTAAACCTCACATGGTTGTTTTCGCGGCCGATCATGGAATTGCAACAGCAGGAGTAAGCGCTTATCCACAGGAAGTTACTTACCAGATGGTGATGAACTTTTTAGGTGGAGGTGCGGCAATCAATGTTTTTTGTAGACAGAACGGGATTAACATAAAAGTTGTGGATGCAGGAGTCAATTTCGATTTTCCTGAAGGTCTGAATTTAATAGATAAAAAAGTACGAAAATCCAGCAGAAATATCCTAGAAGAACCGGCAATGACCGTTGATGAATATCAACAGGCGCTGGAAAATGGTAGATCTGTTGTAAAAGAAATTGCTGAAACAGGCTGTAATATCATCGGTTTTGGGGAAATGGGGATCGGAAATACTTCGGCTTCTTCGTTAATGATGAGCCAGCTGTTCAATATTCCGATTGCGGATTGTGTGGGAAGAGGAACCGGTTTAAATGATGTCCAGCTGCAGAATAAAATTGATATTCTTTCAAAATGTATAGAAAGATATCCGACTCTTGAAACAGCAGACGAAATTGCACAAACTTTCGGAGGATTGGAAATTGCTCAGATGATGGGTGCCATGGAAGAAGCATACCGACAAAATATGTTAATCCTGATTGACGGATTTATTGCAACGGTTGCTATTTCTGCTTTATTTAAAAAGAACCCTGAGATTTTAGAGAATTGTATCTTTTGTCATGTCAGCGATGAATACGCGCATATCAAATTATTAGAAGTATTAGGTCAAAAAGCGTTGCTGAATCTTAATCTGAGAGTAGGAGAGGGAACAGGTTGTGCATTAGCCTATCCGATTATTCAAAGCGCGGTTAATTTTCTGAATGAAATGTCGAGTTTTGAAGATGCAAATGTTTCAAATAAAGACTAAATGAAAGCTCTAAAGAATGAACTGATTTATTTCGCAACGGCTCTGATGTTCTTCACTAGAATTCCTGTTCCGTTCAAAGTTCCGTATTCTAGTGAGATTATGAACAGATCCCAGAAATATTTTTCTTGGGTTGGATTATTGGTTGGAGTGATCAATGTTGCTATTTTCTATCTTTCTTTTCAGCTTTTTAACCTTGAAATAGCGATTGTTTTAATGATGATTTCAAGTGTTTTGCTGACTGGTGCTTTCCATGAAGATGGCTTTACGGATGTTTGTGACAGTTTCGGAGGAGGTTATGGCAAAGAGAAAATTATGACCATCATGAAAGACAGTCGTGTTGGAGCTTATGGAGCGATTGGAATCATTTTGTTATTTGCCTTAAAATTTTTCAGCATTAAAGAACTGGGAAGTATTGATCTAACGAAAACTTTGGCTATCATTATTTTCGCCCATACATCAAGCCGGTTTATTTCCGGAACGATGATTTATACCCATCAGTATGTCACAGATATTGATGCCAGCAAATCAAAACCGTTGGCGAATAAACCATTGGATGGAAAGTCTTTATTCATAAGCTTTTTAGCCGTTCTTATTGCATTTTCATTGCTTCCGGATTGGCGATTAATTCCGGCTTTTATATTGGCTTATATCGGGAAGATGTACCTGGGTTGGTATTTTAAAAAACATATCGGAGGGTATACCGGTGACTGTTTGGGAACGGTTCAGCAGGTTGGTGAGGTTTTATTCTATTTAGCAACCATTATCGTATGGAAATTCATTTAATTCGTCATACTGCGGTAGAAAATCCGGATCATTTGTGTTATGGATTTGCCGAAATGCCTTTAAGAAAAGACTTTGAAGAAGATTTAACGGTCGTGCAAATTGATAATGATTTTGATTTAATCGTTTCAAGCCCATCCCAACGCTGTCAGTTGCTAGCAAAATATTTTAAATTGAATTACATAACTGATGAAAGAATCCATGAGATGAATTTCGGGGATTGGGAGCTGAAAAAATGGTCGGAAATTCCGGAAGAGGAAATCAATCCTTGGTATGAAGATTTTATTAATGTAAAAGCTAAAAACGGTGAGAATTTATTAGGAATGCAAACCCGTGTTTCTGAGTTCTGGAATGAGTTGATTTCGAAAGAAAATGTTGATAAAGTTTTGATTGTAACCCATGCCGGAGTCATTCGATTGATCCTTCAGACT from Chryseobacterium camelliae includes these protein-coding regions:
- a CDS encoding acyloxyacyl hydrolase, with amino-acid sequence MKNFYTCFLVLLSMLCWAQETDSIKGNTSWAVSTGAEYGTVLPTNIHLESYPNRGYTGYSFQFLKQATGAKDWEKLYNYPQYGIGFFAFDFLENKQMGSPFAVYGIYNAKIKQWGKLKWSHHINFGISFNSNPFDLENRYYNTSVGSKTNMFISVGTGLYYEMGKHFDLGLNLKFNHLSNGSLKIPNKGLNSVAPQLSLVYYPERVTIKRDDSVTTNNKKYNTLEFSVFAGRKDAFYKGERRDEIKLYDGFDYSIYGTEAFYLRQYSAKSAYGIGIGITKDEEYNNTMYVSDSTLYQKKRFSHSQLLFSVIPTYRLMIGNLYVNVGAGYYAFKKTTKYDKTAFFQRIGLQYQFTDRLFASFGINAYDFHVANYLEWKLGYTFSKKARK
- a CDS encoding polyribonucleotide nucleotidyltransferase, producing the protein MSIPQAFTETITLADGREITLETGKLAKQADGSVVVKMGGTMLLATVVANKEANPGVDFLPLTVDYREKFYAGGRIPGNFFRREARPSDQEILTMRLVDRVLRPLFPEDFHAEVQVMISLISYDGQTIPDDLAGLAASAAIAITDIPFNGPMSEVRVVRFNGELAINPSYEQLKDSELDIMVGATKDSIVMVEGEMKEISEQEMLEAIIFAHAEIKKQIEAQERLAEKVGKAFPKREYSHETHDEEIREKVWRETYDKVYEVAKTPSGKEERGEKFKAVREEFLAQYADNEEELERVTPFVKVYYHDVEKEAMRQMILEDNIRLDGRDPQTIRPIWSEIDYLPGAHGSAIFTRGETQSLTAVTLGSVKDANMVDSVITQHDEKFFLHYNFPPFSTGEARPLRGTSRREVGHGNLAQRALQAVIPEENPYTIRIVSDILESNGSSSMATVCAGTLALMDAGVQITKPVSGIAMGLITDVKSGKFTVLSDILGDEDHLGDMDFKVTGTADGITACQMDIKIQGLSMDIMEKALMQARDGRLHILNKITETISEPREDVKPHAPKMVVMEIPKDFIGAVIGPGGKIIQQMQKDTETVIAIEEIGEIGRIEIAGTDREKINAAVAKINEITFVPVVGEVYKGKVVKVMDFGAFVAIAKGTEGLLHISEIEWKRLDKVPYAEGDEVEVKFMGYDDRKKMKLSRKVLLPRPPKPEAKPKQEVQAQAGGEKPAEQA
- a CDS encoding cold shock domain-containing protein, whose translation is MADSFSKKENFKKKQQKQKEKALRREERKENNDKGKSLDEMFMYVDANGQLTSTPPDNDERVEIDLDNIQLGAAPIEAEEALKTGIVTFLSEKGYGFITEDKTKENIFFHNNNCIDPIKKGNKVSFEKEKSPKGFSATEIRLVK
- a CDS encoding TonB-dependent receptor, coding for MTRIFLLVFFWLISVFSLLTAQTLQNFSLSGKIDSDKVNQMEINLFNSENKLVKTEIADSKGNFSFNDLASGNYSLKINRNGAETYTSENIAVTENTTLPSISLNEKVIESVVITKAKPYIERQDGKMILNVENSIVSTGNSAFEVLEKAPGVKIDNNDNISLRGKGNLLVQIDGKNTPMNGTDLANYLRGIPSASVEKVEFITNPSSKYDAAGTSIINIKLKKDQRKGTNGSVSTALGTGKYIKNNNSFSINHRNKKVNLFANYSFAYREFYNKLLLDRSFYENGNFKQAYIQDNFLKMNFRNHIAKVGMDYYMNDKNVLGFSVGFISNRFDPTSNNNTSILDHHYQPAGSSNTTSNNRDHWKNIALNLNHKLTIDSLGSELTTDVDYINYSNTSLQNFITRNFDVDGNLLPSTVSAPNPYNLKGDLGGNLNIYSLKSDLTKVFKKNWKLEAGIKTSFVKADNDLQYFNASSGNLELDYSKTNHFIYEENINAVYGNLIKNWEKFKVNFGLRVENTNVTGNQITTNQINKKNYTQLFPSAVFSYDLNDKNTVELNFSRRITRPTYKQLNPFKFYLDLTTYQAGNPDLNPQTTMNYEFTYSLSNKYFATLSYSKTKNNITDVLKPTVENGNIVVVQANENLSSASYFGLNLIAPVKVTKWWDMNNNANFYYGSYTGNISDTSIKNQGNFTFDLNSNNSFKLGNGFTAELNGNYKAKEVYAYMFLKPMWSVNIGAQKKFKNNSTLKFSFNDIFFTSNPEARNIYNSYVENFIVRRDTRVAMLSYTYNFGTGKSGQPRKTGGADDLKQRIGNG
- a CDS encoding MarR family winged helix-turn-helix transcriptional regulator: MEKLDSIIFYNIDKAIRAYRNYAQRQLKANGFSITIDQWLIIKAILENPGIIQNEIGDLVFKDNASVTRIIELLVKSEYIIRNSNPDDRRKTNLEITTTGKEIIKKIQNLVENNRKTALKGISKEEMKIMNAALLQISKNCLTSK
- a CDS encoding DNA polymerase beta superfamily protein produces the protein MDIKYLKSRNLILFETISGSRSFGLATENSDTDIRGVYYIPKEDFFGLNYIPQISNKTNDITYYEIGRLVELLQKNNPNILEILASPEDCIQYKNPLMDLLRPEDFLSKLCKDTFAGYAISQIKKAKGLNKKILNPIDKERKSILDFCYILQDQGSVPLKKWLREFPSSGGVSAGRGGLLQEKCGLVSLDNTKGIFALFYDESEDLNYKGIIQNEEANQVSVSSVPKEEKPVAYLFCNLDAYSTYCKDYREYWKWVSERNEDRYNVNQNHGQNYDSKNMMHTIRLLQSCEQIFKTNSLNIRVENRDELLDIKAGNWSYENVMKKAENLIKSIEHYHSVSTLPDYPDLEKTSKILIEIRENLYQ
- a CDS encoding nucleotidyltransferase domain-containing protein, which translates into the protein MTTKILEKLKEVEEKRGIKILLAVESGSRAWGFASPDSDYDIRFIYRHEKDWYLSPWDKDETIEFMTEDDLDGSGWDLRKTFHLLLKSNAALLSWFYSPIVYVKNEKFYDLFKPLADEYFSPIAVSYHYLSMSKKYLEACRSDEVKLKSYFYCLRTTLTGKWILEKGTVPPVLFSELLVLVDDFMRTKIENLIALKATKGESYYHLNDWELFGFLEKMIADNEERAKSLKSGNANKNEMEKVFREILKNNL
- the cobT gene encoding nicotinate-nucleotide--dimethylbenzimidazole phosphoribosyltransferase → MLADELQHKIDFKTKPLGALGFLEQLAHKIGMVQQTTSPALIKPHMVVFAADHGIATAGVSAYPQEVTYQMVMNFLGGGAAINVFCRQNGINIKVVDAGVNFDFPEGLNLIDKKVRKSSRNILEEPAMTVDEYQQALENGRSVVKEIAETGCNIIGFGEMGIGNTSASSLMMSQLFNIPIADCVGRGTGLNDVQLQNKIDILSKCIERYPTLETADEIAQTFGGLEIAQMMGAMEEAYRQNMLILIDGFIATVAISALFKKNPEILENCIFCHVSDEYAHIKLLEVLGQKALLNLNLRVGEGTGCALAYPIIQSAVNFLNEMSSFEDANVSNKD